The genomic interval AAGTAGAACCAAGTAAATACCAGTCATAGATGCCACTAAGCTCTTAAGGAAATTGCACATTCTTTCCATATCGTGCCTGTTGAAGATTTTTAATGCAATTATACTTGTATTCCTGTGGTCTTTCCTCATCTGTGAAATGAGAACAGGATTTACCCCTTGCATATAATGTTTTAAGACCTATTGATGGAATGACATACAGGAGCTAGAAATGTAGAATTCTGGGGCGTAGTGGAGTTATTTGcgtattttaataagaaaacctaaaaagattttaataaagGACTTGCGACTAACCGAGCACTGCTACAACTACACCTTGATCGAACGGGAAGCCCTTACAAAGAGCTCAACAGGGCGCAATAGCGCATCCCACCCTGGTGCTCCCAGCGCCCGCCCCGAACAGCAGCCGCTTCGCCTCCTGTTCAAGGTGCAACTTTTCGGAGAGCCGCTTCCCTGGAGGCGGGCGGAGAGGGACCCGGCACGATCCCGCTCGGCTGCGGCGGCTCCTTCTCTCAAACAAAGACGGCCGCAGCCTCTCCCGGTGACAGCGATCCCGCGGCGGCGGGAAGCGCGGCCGTGCGGGGACCCCGCCGAGCCCGGCACGACCCGCCcttcccgccgccgccccgcgaCCCCGAGcgcccctcccgccgcccctcCGCGCCCGCTCCGCCGCTGTGCCGGTGCCTCCCCGCCGCCCCTTCCCTCACACGCCCTCCCCGCCGCAGCCCCTTCCCTCGCACACGCGGCTCTCCGCGCCCCTTCCCTCACCAACCCGGCTCGCTGTAGCCCCTTCCCTCACACACCCCCGAGGCGGATCCCCACGGCCCCTCTCTCACACACGCGGCTCTCCGCGCCCCCTGTCTCAGACGCTCCCCGCTCTCCCCCGTCCCGGCTCACCTTGCTGCAGGTCCTGCTGGTCGTACCACGGCTCATCCTCGCGGATCTCGAACTCCTCCACCAAGCTGTCGGCCAGCATCGCGCCCCTTCCCCTCacgggcgggcgcggcggcggcggcggcggcgcccaCCCGACGATCCCCCTCGCGCCGAGCGGGGCAGGGCGAGCCCGGCAGCCTCTCCCCGCCTCAGCAGCCGCCTCCGGCCATTGCCGAGCGGTTCCGGACTTTGCCGAACCTCTCCCCCTTCTGGCCGGGCTGCGCCGGCGGCAACGTGGCAGCAGCcaccgcccgccccccgccTCCCGCGATTCAAACGCGGCACCCTCGCCTCTCCGGCGGGCGGCCAATGGGGAGCCGCCCACCGAGCAGATCGACAGGAGCCTTCACCAATCACAAAGCGAATCCGCAGCGAGCCACCAATGAGAGCGGAGAAGGGGCTGGGCCGGGGCGATGAggtcccgccccgccgcgcgGTGCGCAGCCCCCGCCACAGGAGGTGGGTCGGTGCCCGTGCAGGGAGTGGTGGTCGGCGGCGCTGGGAGCGGCCGAGGGTGGGGAGCGGCTGCTGAAGAGTGTCTGCTGGCTTcgcggcggagcggggccggcacGGCCCGCGGTGCGGCAGCGCGACTCGGCGTAGGGGAAGCCGGGGCTCATGTTCGCCCCGCGTTGGGAGCGCTGAGGGGAGAGGCTGTGAGGAGGGGCCCGGCGGGGCGCCCAGGTGCGGGCAGCCACCCCGCTGAGCCCGGAGTgcggcagggcagggcagggcagagcgAGGTGCGGGGTCAGTCCGAACAGCGCCGGCTCCATCCCCGCGCCTCGCTCGGGGCGGTCGCCGCCCGCTCTCACCTCTTTCCCTCACGAGGAGGAGGGAGCCCTGTCCTCTGCCCGGGGACCTGCTGAGCTGAAACGAGCCTGGCTCGCTGAGTTTtgacagaggagcagctccaaaCGCCCAGCCCTGCGAGCTCCCCGTGGCCGGCAGGAGCGGGCATCGGGCGGTGCCAGGGGCTCTCTGAGGGCACCTCTGGCAGCATCGCCCCTCGGTGTTACCCTCGGGACCGGGAAAGCGTTTGTTCTTAGGTCTCCCTTAATGTGCTGCAAGTCACGCCAGAAAGATGAGGAAGATAATTGTGTCCAGCCAGTCCGTCAGGACTGTGGGCATTGCACAGCGGTTTGGGAcccaggacagagcaggatgTCTAGTGCGCCTCAGTCAACATTTGTTATTATCTCTTGGAATACACGTTTCTCCTTTAGACTCGTGCTCTAGTTTCTTTTAGCAGTTGTCATTCAGCGCTGGGAGAAGCGCAGGTAATGTCACACTGCGTCTCTCAAACAGCCCGTCCTTTTGGCTCCTGTGTATTAACGCAGTTGCAACCACCAGAAATTTCTGAAACCGATTTGCCTTCTGTGAGTCACAAAATGTCAACACCTGTGCTTTAACCTGCTCAATATAAAGGCTGACTATTAAGAAGAGGGAGGGGATACTCATGCATGATTTCATGGTAGTACTATTAAAGAGAAACATCTGGGAAAGGAAGTGTGGGACCTCAACTTCTAATTGAACCTGTTTCATAAACAGGGGGCAGAGCCAGATGTACCAATTAGTGTGGAGTTGTGTCAGATCCTACATATTATAATTAGTCATGACATTAGAGGCCTGTTTGTGCATTGTTAGAAGGTTTTTGttgaagaaatttaaaatttctttcagttttactgaAGCTGAGGGGACCTTTATTCGTGCATAGGAAGGAATTGAGTCAAACGTGATTTGAGCAATAGCTGTTTGCTGGTAATGTTAGTGTGAAGCACATTAATTCTTGGTGCTCATGGAATTTGAAGGAAAGGGCAGTCTCCTAATTCTCCATTGGAAGACCTGTGCAGGAGGCTCCAGGTAAAAATAGAGAATAAATGTCTATCTTTCCAAAAGTCCTAATATCTACTATATAAATCACTTCATTGAATGTATTTGTGGAggcttgaaaaaagaaatatggcACGTGTCAACACACTGTAGTGATTTTCATGTTAagatcaaatttatttttaaaaatgagcatttcaATTGGGCACCTTTTCAGTAACCTTAATATTCATTTTAGGTTTCTCAGTAAAAGATTGTGAAACCAAACTtgctataaaaatgtaaaatttcattCCCTGAAAGTGGAATTGTCTCTACAGCTGTAggaatgtgaaaaaataaacttcaagATATACATCACAATCATCctcaagtatttaaaaaatcagttatatTCTTAGGAATAAGTTGGCTTTAATAAAAGAAGCCTAGGTTTAAGTTGTTTGccagcttgatttttttcttagctgtgAAGTTATCTACTCTTTGCATCATGTTTCATATCAGAGCatcttacatatatatatgcaaaacTGCATCCACACTTTATTTGCTCTTCAAAGGTTCATTCTCTGTGTTGGGGGGGTGGGAAAACTGTTCTATCTTCTCCGGTTCTTGCTGGATTTGTGGCTTTTGCCTGGCCCTTGCCTGATGATTGGGAAGTTCCCACCTTTGTGCACAACAGCCTGTCTTGTAAACCACAGGAAGGCTGGAAATGGCCTtggttttcatttcctgtttcttccaTGGTTATTTTTATGAGGAGTTCAGGGAGCTGCTGATCAAGCAGATATTCAGACAAGGTGTTCTGATGGATATGTGAAAATTGCATTTAGGATAAAATTGTTAATATGCAGGGGGCAAAGTGTGAATTATTGACAAACAGCAGGTAGTAAGGCTCTGAGTTCATGTGCACAGTAAGGCTGAAATCTGGGCTTGAAATCAGTGACAGACAGCCTCCTTCAACAGATGAAAAGATGAATAAAACCTCAGCTAAACCCACATACTTGGGAGTATTTTTGTGTCGGGCTCATAGCATCAAGTATGGTCAAGGTCTACATCAGGTAGTCATCACTCAGATTTATTAGGCAGAGGTTCCCTGAACCTGGGTCTTTCATGGCACAGTTTATACCAAGCATGCTTAAGTTAATTGCTGGATAGATTGGAAGAAGTCAACATCTTAAAAATTTGTTGGCTGAATATCTGAGTGATAGATCAAAGAAATCTGTATTCTTGGGCTGAATCTCTTGTTACTTGGACATACTTAAAATGCTGTACCTGTAACTTGCTGGGTTTTATTTACATGCAGTCTTCTTTacaatgaaaatgttaattaataGGTGTTTTGATTGTTTTATGGTTTATTAGGTGAAAGTATTGCTTCCATGGCTTGTTAAcaattaacatttcaaaattgAAGGGCAAAACTTGGtatttgctttgaaagaaatattcctCTGAATATTCACCCATGTGCATGCTGCAGCAGTGGAATACATAAGGATATGAGTCACTTCATTCCTACACAGTCCATAATTTTAAGAATACACAGCTAGCAAGAAAGATCTAAAATGTATGCAATTGCTTTGACCTTTACACCAACATGAGTGTTTGTAGCAGCAGGTTTTAAATGGAGTCTGTGCACCAGTTAGGAAGGGactcttttaaatttttgtccACTTGTTCCATTGATTTTTAAGCGCTGacttattatttttcatctgttcagTTTTAGGCTCAGTGTCTTACAGCTCAGTAAAATGTGTTTCTCAtctaaaagaaaaggaaggaagaagaggaaatttCCTCCATTTCCACACCTCTGAAACAAGCAAATCCCCcatgatattttaatttggaaaattattCTACTAACTGTTGTAATTCTCTTTTGTAatttgaggaggaagagagcTGTACTCTTGGAAGATGAAGTTTGTTTGGGGGATTCATCCTAATGCTCTGGCATATTCCATGACTACTTTAGGGGCTGGAATGATGAACAGTATCTTTAATTTCTACTACGTTAAGCTTTTCCTGAACCGATACAAAATTTCAGAAGGAGCCTTTAATCAAGCACAGGTATTGTACAACAGAATACTTTGATTACCATAGTGTGCTGTGCATCTGTGCTGTTACaacaaagtgatttttttgctgACAAATTAATTTTGGATGCGTTGTAAATAATTAACagtaaattaacttttaatttagTTAATCCATAAGCAACTGAAAGTACACATAAAGCACATCGTTAAGAGGCTATAGAGTGAAAATCTCCAGACTTTAATTGCTGAAAAGATTTTTAGCTTTGATAGCTTGTGGTAATTTTCTAGACTGATTTTGCATCTCAGCTCCATAGATAAGTTTGACATTAGTGCTTTCCTATGGACTGTTTAAGTACTTAAACACTGCATTTATTCTGGGAGTCATTATCCACGTGAGTAACTCTTGTTGTAAATGGTCTCCTGAAACTAATGGGCCAGCTCATGTTTTGAATTAACTCGCTGTGAGAGTAATATCTGGGCTTTGCAGGATGAAAGCCCAGATATATAAGGTTTTGAAAGAGTGAAGTCTTGGAGACAAGGAGTTTATTTCACATATAGTTGGGTACCACCTGCCTACTTAgtcatcttattttttcatgacTTCTGTAAACCTGTAAATATCCTTAAGAATTTGATCTAGTCTGTTTTGACCAGAAGAGCTTTCATCTTTATTTATTCTTTGAatagagatttattttaaataaacatgtgcattacttctggttttttgtAACCTCTGTAGAAAAACGACTCTAAGGCTCCGTTCCCTCGTGTGCTCCTCGTTTGTGGCAGGTCGTGTTTATGATCTGGAACGCCGTCAACGATCCTCTCTTTGGGTACATCCAGGACAACTCCAAGCTCCGGTGCTGCGCCAGGCGCCAGTTCTCCATCCTGTACGGAGCTCCTTTGTACGGGCTGGCCTTCCTGCTCCCCTGGTTTCCCTGGAAGCAGTACGAGGACGGGGACTGGCTCTGTGGTTTCCACCTCGTCGTTGCCTTGTGTGCCTTCGACGGTTTGCTCACGTTCGTGCTCCTGGCGCAGTGTGCGCTCTTTGCCGAGACCTCGACCAGGCACGAGAGCAGGCTCCAGCTCATCAAGTACAACCAAGTAGCAACACTCATTGGAGCCACAAGCATCCTCTTCTGTGGGCTCATATCAGATAACATGGAGAACTTTGCCTATTTCCAGGCTTTCACTGTTTTGATCGCAGCACTGGCGACAGCTTGTATGTGTTGCACAGGTAAATACAGCACCAGCCAGTATGAGCAGAGAGAAATTCATGTGGAGAGTGCTAACCTGGAAAACAGCGAGGGAGCTTTCTCCTTGGCCTCAGTGGTTTCATTGACCAAACAGATTATGACAGAgaagaactttttattttttgtcacaATGAACTTCTTCCAAGTCTTCCACCTGGCCTTCTACAGCAATTTCATGATAATCTTTGCGGATAATCTTATTCCTACGGATGTCCTTTCTTCCTCAGTCAGAAGTATCATGTATGGAGCAGGTTTTATTTGTCCTCAGGTAGGCAGttacacttttttattttaaagtatgaaAACCTGGTTTACAGTATCCATTTAACACTTGAAAAAACGCTGTATCTGGCAGAAGCCATTGgccaaaatgaaaaacaaatctggctcagcagtgctctagaagaaaaaagtccCCCTGTGCAGGCTGCCCAAGTGTAAAGGGTAGTGAGAACAGACAAGGAAGCTGGTAGAATGTTTAGAACAATGTGAGATGTGAGTAGGCAAGGAATGAATGTTTTGTATCCTACAGGGTTTATAATACCTAAATATAAGGGAATGGAAAACATAGTTAAgataaaatgtttctaaaagcaaaatctacagaattctgaattctttcttctttggttttgttttgtaatagTGTGTATTACAGATGAAAGACTAATCTCTTCTTCAGGAAGTTTCTGAGATAAACTGCacaaaataccagaaaaattaTTAGGTATTAAAAGCCTTGTTGAAAATATGTGGTATCTCAGTCAcggaaaccaaacaaaactccaaATAGCTGCTTTTGGAGAATCTACATTcccatttattttgttgtttgctcTCTTGGTCAGCTACATTTATGGGGTAGAGAGAGACATACTTTTAAGAGCCCAGACAGGGCTGAGGGGAGGAGTAAtgaactggaaaagagaaagagaaccCAAAAGAGTAATGTATGAGgacaagaaaagcagcaaaaatacaTCCCACAGAATGTAAACATACTTGTCTGCAGTGaataaaaaattcttctgttcaTTCCCTCCTAACTCCTTTCTCTGGATCTTTTAAAACTTTCACTGTGTTTACTTGCTGGATGTTGAAAGCCATGATACTCAACATCTGAGTATCCTGAGGTTCATCATAGGTGCTGATGGTTTTCAGAAATTCTCAAAATCAGGCTGTTACATTCATTAAATTGTAATGGGTTTTGGTGCATAATATGTATAAGAAGATAAATGAAAGTGTAACTGGAATTCACAGCTCAGGTTCAGTTACCATTTTGGCTTTTGCCTATATAACATACAAACCCTGAACATACCTTCTCTCTTCCATAACTCCttaatttcagcttttatcCTTATCACAGGTTTaatagtttggggtttttttccccctgtaacTCAATTAGATAAtgaacttcagaaataaatcagaaactacagaaaacaggaaatctTAAATAATGTCACTCTTACTATATAGCAATCACTTTTGTTGATAAAATCAGTGTGACAATGTGAAATGACCaatctttcagaaaatgtgtctccctgctccccagagaCTCTTTGTCTAGAAGGTCACTGAACCATAGAGAGTTTGCTGTGACCTTATTTTTCTCAGGTTTTGTTCCTTTGAGCTCAAGATATAATAAGGGAATTCTCTGATGGCAGTGTCCTGAACTTCACTTACTAGAAAAACAGCCAACCCTTGTAAAATAAAGCTCCTTTTTATGAACTCTGCTTCAGTGGCCTCTACTAAACTAGAATTCAGCTTCTGCTTTAGGTCCCTTTTAATAGTGGGTGTGAAGACTACAACCTGCCTACAAGGAAAATGTTGCTGTAACATAGGCAAACAAATCTAAATTTGCATCATTAAGTTAGTATTTGCCTTTGAAATACACAGTCTTAGAAACATGCAAGGAATAAAGAATTTTCTAAGTCATAACTACTTCCTGAGACAGGGTTATTTGGCAATTACAGGGAGCCAGGATCATGGTGTTTACAATAGCAGGCATTTTGTGATCCCTCACTATTTCTTGTGGAGGCACTTTTCTCCAAAATCCCTGAAAACAACCAGAGGGAAGAGTATGTTTAAGTTTCTTGGAATGAGATTTTTTCCTTGCATCAACTTCCCAGATTTGTTTTACCCCCTGATCACAGGTTCAAGTAGAAATCTTGAGCTGCTTTACAACAGCATTTGCCACAATCATCTTTGTCTGACTGCAGCATCCTGCTTTGATTTGTTATGTTAAAGCATTTCAACGTGGGAACAAATGTACAAGGAGAattctttcctgttcttcttcTGAATATTACACAGTCCATCTCTGTAacacagaaggaaggagaaaatgtgtATCTCTATTTTAGAGTTTGTATTTTTGTGACAGTGATGAGGACCACATACATGAAGATCATGCCAcagataaataataataataaaaagaacatAATTCATCACAAAATGTCCTATTTAAAGTGGAAAGTGAGGAACAATATAGAAGAATTTACATTTTGTTCACATTGTATTCAGCACTTAATACCACTTTCATGACTTTGCCTGCCACTAGATTCTCAAAATCTACTGTTTGCTAACAGtggcaaaattaaaattcagccATACACATTGTCCTCTGGCATCTGCCTTTCTCTGCTTGCTTGTAAAATCTCTAACTTACTTAGATAAAGCTATCTTGGTGAGCTTGCTGGTTTGGCTTTTGTTTAGTTAAAGGGTCGTGCTTACTTTCTATAAATGTCAGTGAAAATAgtaatattaatgaaaaaacaatTCCTGAAAGTATTTCTTATCAACAGTGAAAATTCAAATGGTGAGATGCTTGGTTTACAGTTAACATACTGCAAAGTTAGTTGTTTAAGGGATATCAAAAATAAAGATCATGAGCATTTAATAATAGTTAGCCAATGTGGGAAACAGTATTTTCCTCAGGATATAGCAGTTCTCAGCTGGTTTTTGAGTGGAAAGAGGCTGTTTGTACCTGGTAGGGGTAGCAAAGAATGAGCCAGTAGACAGCTCTCTGttcaatttctatttttttatttggcttgCATTTCCTACACAGGGTTGttggctgtttgtttttttttttaatgggtgGTAATAATCTGTGTCTGGTCTGTGTTTTGTAGCTCTCCTGATGCTGAGACACTGTACCATACTTGTCATCCTTTATTTGTGTATATTATCTTTTCAGTGCCTCGTTCTTCTCAGTCATGCTTCGTTGAAGAAGTTTGGTTATTACAGAGtcatcttgttttccttttactaTGAAGGAGTAGCTGCTGCTGTCATGTTTTTTCTAGGGCAAGAACACTATTACCTGTTGGCATTTTATCTCACAACAAACATGTAAGTAAATACACTCCCCTCTTCATAGACACAGCTTAAATACTTCTAACACAGTGGACACTTGCTTTTAGTACCATGAAGATTCTGCCATGGCTTCCATGGTTTTCATTCTGTTTGACTTGTCAGAAAAGTTGAAACTCTAGTTACAGCTTttctcagcttttattttattctgcttcagcttttaatttctgcttaaaaaaaagtatgttaTGATACAgggaaaacaatatttaaaaataaagagctgtTTGTATTAGAATAATGTTACAgcagtttaatttttcattttctatttcgTTGTTGTCTTTCTACACATTCTTTCCCGCTCTCCTTtacttcatcttttcttttcccccttgttttcattcttattttcagTCTCAAGCTACTGTAACACTGAACTGTGTGAACAATAAATTGAATTTCATtatctgcatattttaaatgatGAAGATGTGTTTTGatttccccaggaaaaaatTCTAAGGTACCTAAAGACATTGTGTTTCAAGTGCTAATTGTCCAAAGCCTCTTGTTAGTAAAAGCTCATCACACCCAAACTTTCAGACAGGGAAATTGTAGTATTtgagtttatattttaatttagcaATTTGTTAAGAAtcagctttgtgtgtgtgtgtgtttaaatgcatatatatatgtgtgtatatagatatatctatatatacactgtaaatacatatatagGAATGCATGTAAAATATTCTTAGTATTCTAATTCTCCCACCTTGAAGTTTGTCTTCCATGTGGTCTTTTCATCAATGCTCATGTCTTTTTCAGATTTGAAGAGCAAATTTTCAGTTTCCCCTTTTTCTAaggtgtttcttttctcttggtcattttaaatgacatttacTGATAATGTCATTTACCGTCAAAGTATTCATGACCTTTTTCACCGatgtccaggaaaaaaagcaaaaaaaaaaaacccccacctttTAGGTTTGCATATTGATTTCTAATTCTCAGCCAAGAACAGATTTAGTAATGCTTTCACAACTCCTGCTTAAACAGATCCATCACCATGTTTTAAAGAACATCTCAAGCTGTGCGTGTTTGGGGAAATGTCAGCGTTGGGGGGGGTGTGTCAGAATGGCAGTTACAGTTTTATTATGGAAGTGAATATGAGGACTGTGAACATCTTaaacactttgtttttctttagggTAATTGCACAAGCCTCCTTTAGTTTGTTCAATTTGCCTTTGGCAGATATTGTTGATGCAGATTTAGTAAAGCACAAGCGCAGGTATGTCAGTCCTTCCTGATTTGCTTTAAATGTGCTGTGTTTGCCTTGTTACTCTTCTGTAGGTTAAGCTGTGTCAAAGTAAAGACAGTAAATGATCTGGGATCCTTGATACAGAAGTACTTTTTGTAAGAGCAACTTAACATAAGTAAAGATAAGAACTTGAGTAAAGTTTCCTGCAGTTACTTCAGCAGAGTAATTTAAACAGATTATTATGTAACTTCTAGTTTTTATTATACTGTAATTTAAGCCAAGTCCTTCTAATCcttgtgggtttatttttgttaccttcaattgaattattttttaactataTACATCTGTTGTCATTTATGGAATTTTGTGAATAAGGCCTTTTGGAGATGGAAAAGGCCTGAAGAAAGCTTTGCCTGTGCTACCTAAAGCGCAGATTTCAAGGTCTAACTGGTTGCCATTATCTCCCTGAAATAAAAGTGATAAAACCTGCTGTGCCATAGCATATTGCAACTCATGGATGTTTCAGACTTTTTATCAAAGTGCACAGAATTTCCTGTTGGTTCCATCAATGTTTATGCAGGTGCAGATTCAGCCCTGGTCACTCTGTTGAAGAACTGGCTCCTCAGAAGTGAGAGCTATTGcttccatgaggaaaaaaaattgcctccTTTTCTGGCCTCATGCATAGAAAACCTGAAGCTATAATTAATTCTCCATGCACTGTTCACACTAATCTAACTCCAGTAATTACTCAAAGTGCACAAAGTTGAACCTGAGTGCAAGTCATTCCATAATCAGGGCTaagttatatatatacaaatatatatatatagacgCACACCCCAGAGGTTTTTTACCTTTcatttccaaataaatttaaatttcattccTATAGCAGATCTGTTTGCTATAATGTGTGAACTAGACAAAGCTAAAGATCATGATATTTAGCCTTTGCATATtatcaggattttttaaatcactATTGTACTTAATACTCTAGAAAGTTTTTGTCAtgcattaatttgttttttcccctaaatatTTTAGAGCACCACTTTCCTCTATGGTTTTTGGTACCAATGCTTTATTTACCAAGCCTGCCCAATCTTTGGCTCCAATGCTTGTGGTTAAAGTACTAAATCAATTTGGATATAGGAACCTGAATAATGTTGATCATCCTGATGCAAGGTGAGTTCAAAAGGGATACTTAAAATCTTAGAAATTATCATGAAATACTCCTGTAATCTAAAAAGCAAATTGATCAGCAATTAGTTTGCTATCTACCTaatttggaaaagcaaaggatACATTTCAGTAGTTGACCATCCCC from Chiroxiphia lanceolata isolate bChiLan1 chromosome 16, bChiLan1.pri, whole genome shotgun sequence carries:
- the LOC116795082 gene encoding transmembrane protein 180-like, with the protein product MKFVWGIHPNALAYSMTTLGAGMMNSIFNFYYVKLFLNRYKISEGAFNQAQVVFMIWNAVNDPLFGYIQDNSKLRCCARRQFSILYGAPLYGLAFLLPWFPWKQYEDGDWLCGFHLVVALCAFDGLLTFVLLAQCALFAETSTRHESRLQLIKYNQVATLIGATSILFCGLISDNMENFAYFQAFTVLIAALATACMCCTGKYSTSQYEQREIHVESANLENSEGAFSLASVVSLTKQIMTEKNFLFFVTMNFFQVFHLAFYSNFMIIFADNLIPTDVLSSSVRSIMYGAGFICPQCLVLLSHASLKKFGYYRVILFSFYYEGVAAAVMFFLGQEHYYLLAFYLTTNMVIAQASFSLFNLPLADIVDADLVKHKRRAPLSSMVFGTNALFTKPAQSLAPMLVVKVLNQFGYRNLNNVDHPDARTFLDLHDAMFNLICLVPLCIAVMQVLTWTPFSIQNSHVTAVH